In Citrus sinensis cultivar Valencia sweet orange chromosome 2, DVS_A1.0, whole genome shotgun sequence, a single genomic region encodes these proteins:
- the LOC102622319 gene encoding cysteine-rich receptor-like protein kinase 44: MGFKILLGFVSYMLLSIIRLTSGQTCYDTGNFTTNSTYGKNRDLFLSSLASNVTANKGFYTSTIGQIPDAVYGLALCRGDSTPESCASCLNFTVRDMMKNCPNQKEAISWGGMDFPCVVRYSNRSFFGKLELKPTEVNHNINNITSSLTQFDRIWRSLMDRVLAKASSGNSKLKFATEEANLTSSETIYALMQCTPDISQSDCEFCLRQSMADLQSCCYGKKGSYVLGPSCIFRWEMYPFYGATADSLSPSPLSPPSTTTDTTTTKDKGGNSISSGTVIIIVVSTSIFIIALVALVTCVFLRRRKQKQDLTKADEINTVESLQFDFSTIRDATNNFSTDNKLGQGGFGAVYKGRLSHGQEIAVKRLSKNSVQGELEFKNEVLLVARLQHRNLVRLLGFSFEGTERLLIYEFVPNSSVDKFIFDAIKRVQLDWETRYKIIGGIARGILYLHEDSRLRIIHRDLKASNILLDADMIPKISDFGMARLFEMDQSQGDTSRIVGTFGYMAPEYVTRGHFSIKSDVFSFGVLVLEIISGQKNNSFRIGEEAEDLLTYAWKNWNEGTALNLIDPTLRNGSSSEIMRCIHIGLLCVQENVANRPTMASVVVMLNSSSLSLPLPSQPAFFMHTTMEQDNLEFTASDQSKSGSIHFTVNEVTVSELDPR, encoded by the exons AtgggttttaaaattttgcttGGTTTCGTTTCTTACATGCTTCTGAGTATCATTCGTCTTACCTCCGGCCAGACATGTTACGACACAGGAAACTTCACCACTAATAGTACCTACGGTAAGAATCGGGACCTGTTTCTCTCATCTCTTGCTTCTAACGTAACCGCGAACAAGGGTTTCTACACTTCCACCATTGGCCAAATTCCCGACGCAGTTTATGGTCTTGCACTCTGCAGAGGAGATTCTACTCCAGAATCATGTGCCAGCTGCCTTAATTTCACAGTTCGTGATATGATGAAGAACTGTCCGAACCAAAAAGAAGCAATTTCATGGGGAGGAATGGATTTTCCATGCGTTGTACGCTATTCAAACCGCTCGTTCTTTGGAAAACTAGAGCTGAAACCTACAGAAGTCAAccataatataaataacatcACTTCAAGTTTGACACAGTTTGATCGGATCTGGAGGAGTTTAATGGATCGCGTACTGGCAAAAGCTTCTTCGGGAAATTCGAAGCTCAAATTTGCAACTGAAGAGGCAAATTTGACAAGCTCTGAAACGATTTATGCACTAATGCAGTGCACTCCAGATATATCCCAGAGTGACTGTGAATTTTGTCTACGTCAAAGTATGGCTGATTTGCAGAGTTGCTGTTATGGGAAAAAAGGAAGTTATGTTTTGGGACCCAGCTGTATATTTCGCTGGGAAATGTATCCATTCTATGGAGCTACTGCCGATTCTTTATCGCCATCTCCTCTGAGTCCACCCAGTACTACTACTGATACGACAACCACCAAAG ACAAAGGAGGCAATAGCATTTCATCTGGAACTGTCATAATCATTGTTGTTTCTACGAGTATTTTCATCATTGCACTTGTTGCTTTGGTCACTTGTGTCTTTCTACGAAGGAGGAAGCAGAAGCAGGATCTCACAAAAG CTGATGAAATCAATACTGTGGAATCCTTGCAATTTGACTTCAGCACCATCAGAGATGCAACAAATAACTTCTCCACAGATAATAAGCTTGGACAAGGTGGATTTGGTGCTGTTTACAAG GGAAGGCTTTCACACGGACAGGAAATAGCAGTAAAGAGGCTGTCTAAAAATTCGGTTCAAGGAGAACTAGAATTTAAAAACGAGGTCCTATTGGTGGCCAGGCTTCAACATAGAAATTTGGTTAGGCTTCTAGGTTTCTCCTTTGAAGGAACCGAAAGGCTTCTCATCTATGAGTTTGTGCCTAATTCAAGCgtagataaatttatatttg ATGCAATCAAGCGCGTGCAACTAGATTGGGAAACTCGATACAAAATCATTGGGGGCATAGCTCGAGGAATTCTTTACCTTCACGAAGATTCAAGGTTACGGATCATTCATCGTGACCTCAAAGCAAGCAATATTCTTTTAGATGCAGACATGATTCCAAAAATTTCAGACTTTGGAATGGCAAGGTTGTTTGAAATGGATCAAAGTCAAGGCGATACAAGTAGAATTGTCGGGACATT tggcTACATGGCTCCAGAATATGTAACGCGAGGGCACTTCTCCATTAAATCTGATGTTTTTAGCTTTGGTGTGTTAGTCTTGGAAATCATCAGTGGTCAAAAGAATAATAGTTTCCGTATTGGAGAGGAGGCTGAGGACTTACTGACCTAC GCATGGAAAAATTGGAACGAAGGAACAGCTTTAAATCTGATAGATCCCACACTGAGGAATGGTTCCAGTAGTGAAATAATGAGATGTATCCACATCGGATTGCTATGTGTTCAAGAAAATGTTGCAAATAGACCAACCATGGCTTCGGTTGTTGTCATGCTTAATAGCAGCTCTCTCTCCCTGCCACTACCTTCGCAGCCTGCATTTTTTATGCACACTACAATGGAGCAGGATAATTTGGAATTCACCGCATCTGATCAATCTAAAAGCGGTTCCATCCATTTTACCGTCAATGAAGTTACAGTTAGTGAGCTAGACCCTCGCTAA
- the LOC102628783 gene encoding cysteine-rich repeat secretory protein 38-like has translation MASSRLPLFLCSIVLQLVAHTIAQQDTPLDELCLSEMGNFAKKSKYKANLDRVLSTISSNTKINYGFYTASYGGNNDQVNAMALCRGDVNPNSCRSCIKTSAVELRKHCPNQKEAVIWYDYCMLRYSNRYFFGNMEFGPWFWIYNLHNVSDATTFNRDVATLLNILKNKAASGDNCRKFATGNATTTNSLTIYALVQCTPDLEKQQCIDCLSNATALLPKCCDGRQGGRVIAPSCNFRYEIGRFYDLTVTC, from the coding sequence ATGGCTTCTTCAAGACTGCCATTATTCTTGTGTTCCATTGTCTTACAACTGGTTGCTCATACTATTGCCCAGCAAGATACGCCTCTGGATGAACTTTGTTTAAGTGAAATGGGCAACTTTGCCAAAAAGAGTAAATACAAGGCAAACCTCGATCGCGTACTCTCCACCATCTCTTCTAACACTAAAATCAACTATGGGTTCTACACTGCCTCCTACGGCGGAAACAACGATCAAGTTAATGCAATGGCACTTTGCAGAGGAGATGTTAATCCCAACAGTTGCCGTAGTTGCATTAAAACTTCTGCTGTGGAGCTCCGGAAACATTGTCCCAACCAGAAAGAGGCTGTTATCTGGTACGATTATTGTATGTTAAGGTACTCGAACCGATACTTCTTTGGCAACATGGAGTTCGGGCCTTGGTTCTGGATATATAACTTGCATAATGTGTCGGATGCGACTACTTTCAACAGAGATGTAGCGACCTTGTTgaatattcttaaaaataaagcGGCCTCTGGTGATAATTGTCGTAAGTTTGCAACAGGAAATGCTACAACCACAAATTCTCTTACAATATATGCACTTGTGCAGTGTACCCCTGATTTGGAGAAGCAGCAATGCATTGACTGCTTAAGTAATGCCACCGCATTGCTTCCTAAATGTTGTGATGGAAGACAAGGAGGTAGAGTTATCGCCCCCAGTTGTAATTTTAGGTACGAGATAGGTCGTTTCTATGACCTTACTGTCACATGttag
- the LOC102622014 gene encoding cysteine-rich repeat secretory protein 38-like, translated as MTSSSLLLSFCTNILLQLVALTIAQVQDTLLYSVCSSNQGNFTVNSTYQANLNHLLSSLTSNTKIDTGFFNISYGQNLDKVNAMGLCRGDVKPDSCRSCIATATLALPTRCPNQKEAIIWYDNCMLRYSNRFFFGNMEFGPRFSMYNLKNASDASTFNQAVKSLLDSLKIKAAPGDKFATGNANTSAGAGSQTIYALVQCTPDLSEQQCIDCLNNATELLPKCCDGRLGGRVIAPSCNFRYEIDRFYDVTADAPTTSPSPSPASLPPPPTPTPTADQPPASQDKSTNSATQKGKASPSTSATFVLVLVPLLFWQYL; from the exons ATGACTTCTTCAAGCTTGTTACTCTCGTTTTGCACCAATATTCTCTTACAACTTGTTGCTCTCACTATTGCCCAAGTCCAGGATACGTTACTGTACAGCGTGTGTTCAAGCAACCAGGGTAACTTCACCGTAAATAGTACCTACCAAGCAAATCTCAATCACCTACTCTCATCCCTCACCTCTAACACTAAAATCGACACTGGCTTTTTCAATATCTCCTACGGCCAAAATCTCGATAAAGTTAATGCAATGGGACTCTGCAGAGGAGATGTTAAGCCAGACAGTTGCCGCAGTTGCATCGCTACTGCTACTCTTGCGCTCCCAACGCGTTGTCCTAACCAGAAAGAGGCTATCATATGGTACGATAATTGTATGTTAAGGTACTCAAACCGCTTTTTCTTTGGCAACATGGAATTCGGGCCCCGGTTCTCGATGTATAACTTGAAAAACGCATCGGATGCAAGTACCTTCAATCAGGCTGTAAAAAGCTTGTTGGATAGCCTGAAAATTAAAGCAGCCCCTGGTGATAAATTTGCAACAGGAAATGCCAATACGTCTGCAGGTGCAGGCTCTCAAACCATATATGCACTTGTGCAGTGTACCCCTGATTTGTCTGAGCAGCAATGCATTGATTGCCTAAATAATGCCACCGAATTGCTTCCCAAGTGTTGTGATGGAAGACTAGGAGGGAGAGTTATCGCACCCAGTTGTAATTTTCGTTACGAGATTGATCGTTTCTATGACGTCACAGCTGATGCCCCGACGACATCTCCATCTCCATCCCCAGCATCATTACCACCCCCACCGACACCGACACCGACGGCTGATCAGCCGCCAGCATCACAAGACAAATCTACAAATTCCGCAACTCAGAAAG GAAAGGCGAGTCCTTCGACATCTGCAACTTTTGTCCTCGTTTTAGTACCCTTATTATTTTGGCAATACTTGTAA